GCCACTTTATACTATCTGTCTTCCATTTGACCACTGTATACTGTCTGTCTTCTATTGGGTCACTGAATACTGTCTGTTTTCCATTTGGTCACTGTATACTGTATGTCTATCATTGGGCCTCTGTACACTTCCTGTTAACCCTTTGGTCTCTGTATACTGTATGTCTATCAATGGGCCTCTGTACACTACATGTTAACCATTTGGTCTCTGTATACTGTATGTCTATCATTGGGCCTCTGTATACTACCTGTTAACCATTTGGTCTCTGTATACTGTATGTCTATCATTGGGCCTCTGTACACTACTTGTTAACCATTTGGTCTATGTATACTGTATGTCTATCATTGGGCCTCTGTACACTACCTGTTAACCCTTTGGTCTCTGTATACTGTATGTCTATCATTGGGCCTCTGTACACTACCTGTTGACCATTTGGTCTCTGTATACTGTATGTCTATCATTGGGCCTCTGTACACTACCTGTTAACCATTTGGTCTCTGTATACAGTATGTCTATCATTGGGCCTCTGTACACTACTTGTTAACCATTTGGTCTCTGTATACTGTATGTCTATCATTGGGCCTCTGTACACTACCTGTTGACCATTTGTCCACTGTTTACTGTATGTCTTTCATTTGGCCACTGTATACTAACTGTCTTAACCATTAGGAAATTGAATACTATCTGTCCACCATTGGGCAAATTTTTATTGCCGTCTTCCATAGGACAACTAAATACTGTCCGTCTAAAACATTAGGTCATTGTTAACTGTGTGTCTTAACTTTTCGAGCTACTCTATGCTGTTTGTCTAAACAACTGGGCAAGTGTAACTGTCTGTTTAAACCAATTTGGTCACTGTTTACTACCTGTCTTCCATTTGGTCACTGTATACTGTCTGTCTAAACCACAGAGCCTGTAGACTGTCTGTTTAAACCAATTGGCTCACTGTATACTACCTGTCTACCATTTGTCCACTGTATACTGTCTGTCCACATAGCACGCATATTTTTTGTCTAAATCATTGGGCTACTGTTCCGTGTCTTAGAATTAGGTATGTCTACCAATGGGTTGATGTCAACAAAGTTTCCCAGGAGGATCATTTAGTGGTCTCGTTACAAATGATGGAGACACACGAAGTTAAAATTTTaggatacatgtacatttctgATAGTAGTAAAAACACACGTGCGTAGTATACTGTCTTTTTATTTAACTGAAGTGTTTAAGACTcgaaatataatacatattacTAAAAAGATTACTAACGATCCTTCAGGccaatacaaaaataactgtATTGATACTAGTTCTTGTTAACTTGATTTATTATAAACGGTAGCTGATAGTGAGCATGTGTAAACAATAAAGTACACGTTATTGTATTATGGCACGTGCATTTGTGAAGATGGAGACCGTCAATAGTTACTGCAGACAATGTtacaaaaatatcaactttctaAGTGTTGACACCGTCATGGGAACGTGTGGATTTTCTCTAGTTTCCTCTTCCCTTGTTCTTTCAGCTCTTAAATCTTGATGTAATTCATCTACCAAAGCGCTAACCTTTGCGTTGATGAAGCAGGTGCGTGTTAGCAAGTCGCCGTTACCAGGTGTTGTATACTGCCGATCGGTCATGACGTCAGAGAATGCTTCAACCAGAAAGGACCAACGCGGCCGTGGAGGTTGAGCTTGACCCGGGGAACCTGTGGAATCTGTGAGCTTTGTATATTCCGGGTGGTTTCGATTTGCAAAGAGCTGTGGAATGTCGGACGAAATGATAAGCCTGTCGGCATCTTGTGGTAATGTACGCGTCTTGATTTCCCTGTCGCTCCCTCCTTTGGTAATGAATTTAGACGGTAGGAGGGAAATATCATCCGCCTGAATAAGAAACACTTTCGGCTTTCCGACATACGGCTTCATGGTTTTAATTTGGTCATATATATCAGATATTGGCATACGTCCATCATCAAACTGAAAGTGTGTCTTTTCGATGTCATTGCAGTATCCcagaaaaacaaagaaaaaataatcgTACCACTGAGCCAAATTCTTCTCTTCATGTTCTTCATTACAATTTCCACCCCAGCGGTTGAACATCTTTATCACTTCCTCCTTTTTTCGACGTTTGGATAGAACAATGTCCCTCTCGTCAAGTCCGAGAAATTTAAACGtccattttattttctcaacGTCGATGTCGTTGTCATCCGGCGGACTGGTCAACTTCTTAAACAATGGCTTACCATTCGGGTCCCTGAAGTTTGGTGACATCTGCTCTTGGTTCGAGAAAATACGGACCATGATACGTCTTCTACTTCTATAAGTATGATCCGCCATGACGAGTGTGTAACGAATGTCTCGTCCCCAAAATAATTCGTCTTAAGATCAGTGAAACGATAACTTACGTCAGGTTAATCTTATTTGTAAGTCCGTATTGTAATAAACgtttatttactttaatgtAGATAACCTTGTCGCTTCTTATCTATACTTCCTCATTACTGAAATCCCTATCTAGAACATGTTTAGTCCAGACATGTCGAAATACATCAATCGTTCTAAAGgtttctacatacatgtagtaacaatatcaataaatcaaCCAGATATCATTAAGGTGACTTTTTAGAACAAGATATTGTAACGCTGTATGATTAGGTGAACCTCTCAGAATACTAATTGCACGGCAGTtatgaattcttttttttagCATTTTCCCAACATATTTGGTCCACTTTGACTTTCGATCTGTACATTATTGCTATTACATCAGCCATCAGAGTGATTTTGGTGGATTTTAGTCAAACTTGATGCGCAacaatgtacaaatatattcaCTGCTGCTCCAGAATTTTTGAAAATCACACAAGTTTATCATACTCGTCTTTTCTAAATATAATGGCATTCTTTATTTTCTCCATGCGTCAATGCAAGATAGTATTTGTGTTACATGCATGGCAAAAACACAAATTCGGTAA
Above is a genomic segment from Mya arenaria isolate MELC-2E11 chromosome 2, ASM2691426v1 containing:
- the LOC128218912 gene encoding uncharacterized protein LOC128218912 produces the protein MADHTYRSRRRIMVRIFSNQEQMSPNFRDPNGKPLFKKLTSPPDDNDIDVEKIKWTFKFLGLDERDIVLSKRRKKEEVIKMFNRWGGNCNEEHEEKNLAQWYDYFFFVFLGYCNDIEKTHFQFDDGRMPISDIYDQIKTMKPYVGKPKVFLIQADDISLLPSKFITKGGSDREIKTRTLPQDADRLIISSDIPQLFANRNHPEYTKLTDSTGSPGQAQPPRPRWSFLVEAFSDVMTDRQYTTPGNGDLLTRTCFINAKVSALVDELHQDLRAERTREEETRENPHVPMTVSTLRKLIFL